A genome region from Mesorhizobium sp. WSM2240 includes the following:
- a CDS encoding DUF982 domain-containing protein has translation MGNKQFTQPVPILVGLAYPHDIGSLWEAFKVLNEWPACGRGPAHVAALDACRDAMADECDAETVRAKVEAFARSRGILA, from the coding sequence ATGGGCAACAAGCAATTTACCCAGCCCGTACCGATCTTGGTCGGGCTCGCATACCCGCACGACATCGGAAGCCTGTGGGAAGCCTTTAAGGTCTTGAATGAATGGCCGGCTTGTGGTCGCGGTCCAGCTCACGTGGCGGCGCTCGACGCCTGTCGAGACGCCATGGCAGACGAATGCGACGCCGAAACCGTGCGTGCCAAAGTGGAGGCATTCGCTCGCTCTCGCGGCATTCTGGCCTAA
- a CDS encoding DoxX family protein, whose translation MVSTSAGGDRLRNLPGCGDEAGLSLTRVSCDTRQVHATREGCDGWCCDCSLGRIIPAGVFILASFDTLGNIDGITVYFAALGLPVPLAMTFASAHFELSAGVCVLVGFHTRIASWLLAVCLVAAYVAHYGQGGDNPALVLMNTKA comes from the coding sequence TTGGTATCCACTTCGGCTGGTGGTGACCGTTTGCGGAACCTGCCCGGCTGCGGAGACGAGGCCGGGCTTTCGCTTACCCGCGTTTCCTGCGACACTCGGCAAGTCCACGCGACACGGGAGGGTTGCGATGGCTGGTGCTGCGATTGTTCTCTCGGCCGCATTATCCCCGCTGGAGTTTTCATTCTGGCGAGCTTTGACACGTTAGGCAACATTGACGGAATTACTGTCTACTTTGCTGCGCTGGGGCTCCCAGTCCCGCTTGCGATGACTTTTGCCAGCGCCCATTTCGAATTATCGGCGGGCGTTTGTGTCCTGGTCGGATTCCACACGCGAATTGCATCCTGGCTGTTGGCTGTTTGTCTCGTGGCGGCGTATGTCGCTCACTACGGGCAAGGGGGAGACAATCCTGCGCTGGTCCTCATGAATACTAAGGCTTGA
- a CDS encoding RNA ligase family protein has product MDQPPEGEGWIHEVKFDGYRGQIVVQNGEACVYTRNGHDWSAKLWPIALAGQGLPCRSAIIDGEIVVPDEIGASDFNAIGRAIRSEPSRLSFVAFDLLHFDGDDLRAKPLIERRQKLAELVRDKPGRIQFSESFEGDAAAIFRVVEQMGLEGIVSKRTDSRYRSGQSKAWLKAKCFVESDFELLGVVREPGQAAQALMATPDRKYVGSAIVALKGARRERLWERVKTSPGPAPKGLRKAGAQWVQPGLVGRVRFVRGEGGLRNATLTDVREELSEPGTVAPLRH; this is encoded by the coding sequence GTGGATCAGCCACCGGAGGGCGAAGGCTGGATTCACGAAGTCAAGTTCGACGGCTATCGGGGCCAGATCGTTGTCCAAAACGGCGAGGCATGCGTCTATACGCGCAACGGCCACGATTGGTCAGCGAAGCTCTGGCCGATAGCGCTCGCGGGACAGGGGCTGCCGTGCCGGTCGGCTATCATCGATGGCGAGATCGTCGTCCCCGACGAGATCGGCGCGTCCGACTTCAACGCGATCGGCCGCGCCATCAGGAGTGAACCGAGCCGGCTCTCGTTCGTCGCTTTCGACCTGCTGCATTTCGATGGGGACGATCTACGCGCAAAGCCGCTGATCGAGCGCCGACAGAAGCTCGCGGAGCTAGTGAGGGACAAGCCGGGCCGGATCCAGTTCAGCGAGAGCTTCGAAGGTGACGCTGCGGCGATCTTCCGCGTGGTCGAGCAGATGGGTCTCGAGGGGATCGTCTCGAAGCGCACCGACAGCCGTTACCGGAGCGGACAATCGAAAGCCTGGCTGAAGGCGAAGTGCTTCGTCGAATCCGACTTTGAGCTGCTCGGCGTAGTGCGCGAGCCTGGCCAGGCGGCGCAGGCGCTGATGGCGACACCGGATCGAAAGTATGTCGGCAGCGCTATTGTCGCGCTCAAAGGAGCGCGACGTGAGCGGCTGTGGGAACGGGTGAAAACCAGTCCCGGCCCAGCGCCGAAAGGTCTCAGGAAGGCTGGGGCGCAGTGGGTGCAGCCTGGTCTGGTCGGCCGCGTGCGTTTCGTGAGGGGTGAAGGCGGGTTGCGAAACGCCACGCTAACGGACGTGCGGGAGGAGTTATCAGAGCCAGGAACCGTTGCTCCTTTGAGGCATTGA
- a CDS encoding ABC transporter substrate-binding protein, protein MSNELDDLSRHVAAGKLTRRDFLGRAAALGVSTTFANSLLSSAARGAGPVKGGILRAGMQGGAATDSLDPATWSSQVPYFFGRQWAEQLVQISAEGEVKPALAEEWSASDDAKVWTFKIRKGVEFHNGKEMTPADVVATMERHSDANSKSGALGIMGGIDDVKADGDTVVFSLKDANADLPFLLDDYHLMIQPNGGKDNPAEGIGTGPYKITVNEAGLRLGGEKFANYWRDDRGFADQIEIIIINDATARTAALQGGQVDIINRVEPKVVELIKRVPGVTIQNVAGKGHYVFIAHCNTAPFNNNDLRLALKFALNREEMVQKILMGYGSVGNDTPINKAYPLFTEMEQRTYDPEKAAFHYKKSGHSGPVLLRTSDVAFPGAVDATQLYQQSAAKAGITIEVKREPGDGYWSEVWNKQPFSASYWGGRPTQDQMYSTAYYSKADWNDTRFFREDFDKMLFQARAELDAEKRKKIYADMGAIVRDEGGAITPMFNDFIDATSAKVGGWIPDGNQEMMGGYALSKCWLIA, encoded by the coding sequence ATGTCAAACGAACTTGATGATCTCAGCCGCCATGTCGCCGCCGGCAAGCTGACGCGGCGTGATTTTCTGGGCCGCGCCGCTGCTCTCGGCGTCAGCACTACCTTCGCTAATTCGCTGCTTTCCTCCGCTGCCCGCGGTGCGGGTCCGGTGAAGGGCGGCATTCTTCGCGCCGGCATGCAGGGCGGGGCCGCTACCGACAGCCTCGACCCGGCGACATGGTCGAGTCAGGTTCCCTATTTCTTCGGTCGCCAATGGGCCGAACAGCTCGTGCAGATTTCCGCCGAAGGCGAGGTGAAGCCAGCACTCGCCGAGGAGTGGAGCGCCTCCGACGACGCTAAGGTCTGGACTTTCAAGATCCGCAAGGGCGTAGAGTTCCACAACGGCAAGGAGATGACGCCGGCCGACGTCGTCGCGACGATGGAGCGCCACTCCGACGCGAATTCAAAATCGGGCGCGCTCGGCATCATGGGTGGCATCGACGATGTTAAGGCGGACGGCGACACGGTCGTCTTCTCGCTCAAGGACGCCAATGCCGACCTGCCCTTCCTGCTAGACGACTATCACCTGATGATCCAGCCCAATGGCGGCAAGGACAACCCGGCCGAAGGCATCGGTACCGGCCCCTATAAGATTACTGTGAATGAGGCGGGCTTGCGCCTTGGTGGCGAAAAGTTCGCCAATTACTGGCGCGATGACCGCGGCTTCGCCGATCAGATCGAGATCATCATCATTAACGATGCGACGGCACGCACCGCCGCCCTCCAAGGCGGGCAGGTCGACATCATCAACCGCGTCGAGCCTAAGGTCGTTGAACTCATCAAGCGCGTGCCCGGCGTGACGATTCAGAACGTTGCCGGCAAAGGCCATTATGTCTTCATCGCCCACTGCAATACCGCGCCCTTCAACAATAACGATTTGCGGCTGGCGCTGAAATTCGCACTAAACCGCGAGGAGATGGTCCAGAAGATACTGATGGGCTACGGGTCGGTCGGCAACGACACGCCGATCAACAAGGCCTACCCGCTCTTCACTGAAATGGAGCAGCGCACCTACGATCCCGAAAAGGCTGCCTTCCATTATAAGAAGTCTGGCCATTCAGGTCCGGTCCTGTTGCGCACATCGGATGTTGCCTTTCCGGGGGCCGTCGATGCCACCCAGCTCTATCAGCAGAGTGCCGCAAAAGCCGGTATCACCATCGAGGTTAAGCGTGAGCCCGGCGACGGGTACTGGTCCGAGGTCTGGAACAAGCAGCCTTTCTCGGCCTCTTACTGGGGAGGACGGCCGACGCAGGACCAGATGTATTCCACGGCCTATTATTCCAAGGCGGACTGGAACGACACGCGCTTCTTCCGCGAGGACTTCGACAAGATGCTGTTCCAGGCGCGCGCGGAACTGGACGCCGAGAAGCGTAAGAAGATTTACGCCGATATGGGCGCGATCGTGCGGGACGAGGGCGGAGCTATCACTCCTATGTTCAACGACTTCATCGACGCGACCAGCGCCAAGGTCGGCGGCTGGATCCCGGACGGGAACCAAGAGATGATGGGCGGCTACGCTCTGTCCAAGTGCTGGCTCATCGCCTGA
- a CDS encoding mechanosensitive ion channel domain-containing protein, translated as MNTRSTVLLTIDGNHVQIPNATIFKSTIMNYTAAPARWVTAEVGIGYDASISDAQRLIAEVLRGHDAILNEPPPMVLVDALGAATVNLKAHFWIDGRTLSPHRVRSSALRLIKRVLVEHDVSMPDEAREVIFPQGVPFVCVGEMKSKVAPAPASAAAPNRPMAEPNTEATSAEGGLGNEISELPHDIANATIPEAASGNLLSGQ; from the coding sequence ATGAACACGCGATCGACGGTCCTGCTGACAATTGACGGCAACCACGTGCAGATACCTAACGCGACGATTTTCAAGAGCACGATCATGAACTACACGGCGGCGCCGGCGCGCTGGGTGACGGCGGAGGTGGGCATCGGCTACGATGCCTCGATCAGTGACGCGCAGCGCCTGATCGCGGAGGTCTTGCGCGGACACGACGCGATCCTGAACGAGCCACCGCCGATGGTGCTGGTCGATGCGCTGGGGGCGGCGACGGTGAACCTGAAGGCGCATTTCTGGATAGACGGGCGTACGCTTTCACCGCACAGGGTGCGATCTTCGGCGCTGCGACTCATTAAGCGGGTGCTCGTCGAGCACGACGTTTCAATGCCGGATGAAGCGCGCGAGGTAATTTTCCCGCAGGGCGTGCCATTTGTTTGTGTGGGCGAGATGAAGTCGAAGGTGGCGCCCGCCCCGGCTTCGGCTGCAGCTCCAAACAGGCCCATGGCCGAGCCGAACACGGAGGCAACCTCGGCCGAGGGCGGGCTGGGAAATGAGATCAGCGAACTGCCACACGACATTGCTAACGCGACCATTCCCGAGGCTGCTTCAGGAAACCTCTTATCGGGCCAATAG
- a CDS encoding BON domain-containing protein has protein sequence MMSTHTAAQLADEPAAPEQAVAIEPLARDEAIEERIGRILEATGWYRSVEIAVDEGIVFLDGIAGSQEQRTWARDLAARTEGTVAVVNRIEVREEVSWNFAPTLSEIEALARKIAAALPLIALAVLILPLAWWLSSAIASLMRRVLAPRVEQDFLRNVIARAIAIPVLLLGVYLLLQVAGLTGLAVSLLGGAGVIGIVLGFAFRDIAENFLASLMLSIRRPFRQGDVIGVAALKESCRR, from the coding sequence ATGATGTCAACGCACACGGCAGCCCAACTTGCCGACGAGCCCGCCGCGCCCGAGCAGGCGGTCGCCATCGAGCCTTTGGCGCGCGACGAAGCGATTGAGGAGCGGATTGGCCGGATCCTCGAAGCGACCGGCTGGTATCGCAGCGTAGAGATTGCGGTCGACGAGGGGATCGTGTTCCTTGACGGGATCGCGGGTTCCCAGGAGCAGCGGACGTGGGCGCGCGATCTGGCAGCGCGGACCGAGGGCACGGTTGCCGTGGTGAACCGGATTGAGGTGCGCGAGGAGGTGAGCTGGAACTTCGCGCCCACTCTTTCCGAGATCGAGGCGCTGGCCCGCAAGATCGCAGCAGCGCTGCCGCTGATCGCGCTTGCGGTGCTGATCCTGCCACTCGCCTGGTGGCTGTCAAGCGCGATCGCCTCGCTCATGCGCCGAGTGCTCGCGCCTCGCGTCGAGCAGGACTTCTTGCGCAACGTTATAGCGCGGGCAATCGCAATCCCGGTACTCCTGCTTGGCGTTTATCTTCTGCTGCAGGTTGCGGGGCTGACGGGGCTTGCGGTCTCGCTGCTGGGCGGCGCGGGCGTGATCGGCATCGTGCTTGGCTTTGCGTTCCGAGACATCGCCGAGAATTTCCTCGCGAGCCTTATGCTGAGCATCCGCCGGCCTTTTAGGCAGGGCGACGTGATCGGTGTGGCGGCGTTGAAGGAGTCGTGCAGACGATGA
- a CDS encoding adenylate/guanylate cyclase domain-containing protein, with protein MSENRKLAAILAADVVGYSRLAREDEDRTLARLRALRSDLIDPTIAVHNGRVVKRTGDGALVEFRSVVDAVRCALEVQNGMVERNAGVPQDRRIEFRIGIHLGDVVEENDGDLMGDGVNIASRLEGVAAPGAICLSEDAYRQVKARLDLSVSDLGSTQLKNIAEPIRVYLLRVGSADAKATAISEAVSGRLATAPPPKLSIAVLPFANMSGDAEQEYFADGISEDIITALSKLSQLFVIARNSSFTFKGRNVNVQEVSRNLGVHYVLEGSVRKSGNRVRITAQLIDATTGGHLWAERFDRDLTDIFAVQDDVTQQIVDALALSLTEGDRQRLATEHTGNVEAYDYFLRGRELWHRLTKETNIAARELLQRAIELDTKFASAYAFLALTHALDYVNRWSPSPPKSLEQAEVVATRAVALDDRNPWAHWALSLGNLYMRRHDKAISEAQRAIALNPNFVEGHVSLGEALYYSARAEEALKYFEQAKILNPYFPDVLLHFHALASFQLGRYEEAAGLLKQRLTRNPVTDVSRALLAACCGHLGRFDEARAAWQEVFRVNPDYSLEYRRKVLPYKNPEDFELLVDGLRKAGLV; from the coding sequence GTGAGCGAGAACCGCAAGCTAGCCGCGATCCTGGCCGCCGACGTGGTCGGCTACAGCCGGCTGGCGAGGGAGGATGAAGACCGTACTTTGGCCAGGTTGCGGGCCCTGCGCAGCGACCTGATCGATCCGACCATCGCCGTCCACAACGGACGCGTGGTCAAGCGGACCGGGGATGGGGCGCTGGTTGAGTTCCGCAGTGTGGTAGATGCCGTGCGTTGCGCGTTGGAAGTGCAGAACGGCATGGTCGAGCGAAATGCCGGCGTTCCGCAGGACCGCCGCATCGAGTTTCGTATCGGGATTCATCTGGGCGACGTAGTGGAGGAAAACGACGGCGACCTGATGGGCGACGGCGTCAACATCGCCTCGCGTCTGGAGGGCGTCGCTGCCCCGGGAGCCATCTGCCTGTCGGAGGACGCCTATCGCCAGGTCAAGGCGAGGTTGGACCTTTCAGTCAGCGATCTCGGCAGCACGCAGCTCAAGAACATCGCCGAGCCGATCCGGGTGTATTTGCTGCGTGTCGGCAGCGCCGATGCAAAGGCAACAGCGATCTCCGAAGCCGTGTCGGGCCGGCTGGCGACGGCACCGCCGCCGAAACTGTCGATTGCCGTGCTGCCCTTTGCTAACATGAGTGGTGATGCCGAGCAGGAATATTTCGCCGACGGAATCTCAGAAGACATCATCACAGCTCTCTCAAAGCTGTCGCAGTTGTTCGTGATCGCCCGCAATTCGTCCTTCACTTTCAAGGGCAGGAACGTGAACGTTCAGGAGGTGAGCCGCAATCTCGGTGTGCATTACGTGCTGGAGGGCAGCGTCCGCAAGTCCGGCAACAGGGTGCGCATCACCGCGCAGCTTATTGACGCGACCACGGGTGGACATCTGTGGGCAGAGCGTTTTGATCGCGACCTGACCGACATCTTTGCCGTGCAGGACGACGTGACGCAGCAAATTGTCGACGCGCTCGCGCTCAGCCTGACGGAGGGCGACCGGCAGCGGCTCGCGACCGAGCACACCGGCAACGTGGAGGCGTATGACTATTTCCTGCGCGGCCGAGAACTGTGGCACCGGCTGACAAAGGAGACGAACATTGCGGCCCGAGAACTTCTGCAACGTGCCATCGAACTGGACACGAAGTTCGCCTCGGCGTACGCCTTCCTAGCTCTCACCCACGCACTCGACTACGTGAACCGATGGAGCCCGTCGCCGCCGAAATCGCTCGAGCAGGCGGAAGTGGTTGCGACACGAGCCGTAGCGCTGGATGATCGCAATCCTTGGGCGCATTGGGCGCTAAGTTTAGGCAACCTGTACATGCGGCGGCACGACAAAGCCATCAGCGAGGCCCAACGTGCGATAGCCCTCAATCCGAACTTCGTTGAAGGCCACGTCAGCCTCGGCGAGGCGCTGTACTACTCGGCGAGGGCCGAGGAGGCACTCAAGTATTTCGAACAGGCGAAGATCTTGAACCCTTACTTTCCGGATGTGCTTTTGCACTTCCACGCCTTGGCGTCGTTTCAACTGGGAAGATACGAGGAGGCGGCAGGCTTACTGAAGCAGCGGCTGACTCGCAATCCCGTTACCGACGTCTCGCGCGCGCTTTTGGCCGCCTGTTGCGGCCATCTGGGCCGTTTCGACGAGGCCCGCGCGGCTTGGCAGGAGGTGTTCCGGGTCAATCCCGACTACTCCCTGGAATACCGTCGCAAAGTGTTACCCTACAAGAACCCCGAGGATTTCGAGTTGCTGGTGGACGGGCTTCGCAAGGCGGGTCTGGTATAA
- a CDS encoding barstar family protein produces the protein MKLAKIEELLCSTQAPHVIQLLRADDEFVHRLEAAGHSVVHLDGASMRAPSQAFVCFGAAFRFPSSVANYAGFEDWMRDLSWLNTPGAGWVVLIRNARHLLGGERSQRDTLLSSLAAIGGDWAKPVSQGEWWGRPAIPFHTLLIG, from the coding sequence GTGAAGCTCGCGAAAATCGAGGAATTGTTGTGTTCAACGCAGGCGCCTCACGTCATTCAACTTCTTCGTGCGGATGACGAGTTTGTTCACCGCCTAGAGGCAGCAGGCCATTCTGTCGTCCATCTCGATGGTGCCTCCATGAGAGCGCCGTCCCAAGCCTTCGTGTGCTTTGGTGCCGCGTTCCGCTTCCCTTCATCCGTTGCGAACTATGCAGGCTTCGAGGATTGGATGCGGGACTTGTCGTGGTTGAATACGCCAGGTGCGGGCTGGGTCGTGCTCATTAGGAATGCCCGGCATTTGTTAGGTGGTGAGCGGTCACAGAGGGATACGCTGCTCAGCTCCCTCGCGGCTATCGGCGGCGACTGGGCTAAGCCCGTGAGCCAAGGCGAGTGGTGGGGCCGACCAGCAATCCCATTCCACACCCTGCTGATTGGCTGA
- a CDS encoding PRC-barrel domain-containing protein has protein sequence MTNQDPDIRETHDLIASDMVVGTNVYDVQGNHIGQVERLILEKRGGRVSYAVLSFGGFFGIGDDYYPLPWQKLDYDESLGGFRIDITKEQVEGAPRYARDHDFDWGAESGRRVYDHYGIRPYWV, from the coding sequence ATGACAAACCAGGACCCCGACATTCGCGAAACCCACGATCTCATCGCCAGCGACATGGTGGTCGGCACCAACGTCTATGACGTCCAGGGAAATCACATCGGGCAGGTCGAAAGGCTGATCCTCGAAAAGAGGGGCGGCAGGGTATCCTACGCCGTTCTGAGCTTTGGTGGCTTTTTTGGAATTGGCGACGACTACTATCCGCTGCCGTGGCAGAAGCTGGACTATGACGAGAGCCTTGGAGGTTTCCGGATCGACATCACGAAGGAGCAGGTCGAAGGCGCACCGCGCTATGCCCGCGACCACGATTTCGACTGGGGTGCCGAGAGTGGCCGCCGTGTTTACGACCACTATGGCATCCGGCCGTATTGGGTGTAG
- a CDS encoding transposase: MADLKEGNSNQVPTEAPVKEETADAKKKAPTPRKGTGRKVRPQRTKSKSSVKQPSLPEATPIAPATRKRYSERERAEKLGEIERQTGRGTSVKDAVKKAGISEQTYYQWKKAAGEAPHGSQLEDLVKLEEENARLKALLAARLRNENAELKKRLGLG, from the coding sequence GTGGCTGACCTCAAGGAAGGCAATTCAAACCAGGTACCTACGGAGGCACCTGTGAAGGAAGAGACAGCTGACGCTAAGAAAAAGGCGCCGACGCCGAGAAAGGGAACCGGGAGGAAGGTACGCCCACAGCGGACCAAATCCAAGAGTTCGGTCAAACAACCTTCGTTACCTGAAGCGACCCCTATCGCTCCTGCAACCCGAAAAAGATATTCTGAAAGGGAGCGGGCCGAAAAGCTTGGCGAGATCGAGAGGCAGACAGGCCGGGGAACGAGCGTCAAGGACGCTGTCAAGAAGGCGGGAATATCAGAACAAACCTATTATCAGTGGAAGAAGGCTGCCGGGGAGGCCCCACATGGGAGCCAGCTTGAGGACCTCGTAAAGCTTGAAGAAGAAAATGCTCGTCTGAAGGCGCTCCTCGCCGCCCGGCTCCGCAACGAAAATGCCGAACTCAAGAAAAGGCTCGGGCTTGGCTAG
- a CDS encoding hydroxymethylpyrimidine/phosphomethylpyrimidine kinase, whose amino-acid sequence MDRGDRAVALRRDPHVLVIAGSDSSGGAGIARDIETSAAFGLRACLAVTAVTAQTHETVRVIEFMPPDLVVAQMRAAFQSNQIAAVKIGMLGTKIAAEAIATVLVERGPVPVVLDPVLASTSGRALTNDGMATFKRLLRLCCLVTPNLPELATFAASKPAKDEAEILMQAWPLFDAGAPVVLAKGGHSSGEWASDLLLRPDCEPVRFETPRLNRGMRGTGCMLATAIAAQLALDAPLEDSVRVAKQYVFHKLRATARAPTVK is encoded by the coding sequence ATGGATCGAGGCGACCGCGCCGTGGCGCTAAGGCGCGATCCGCATGTGCTTGTCATTGCCGGTTCGGACTCTTCCGGCGGGGCCGGCATCGCACGCGATATCGAAACCAGCGCCGCTTTCGGATTGCGCGCCTGCCTTGCCGTGACGGCGGTGACTGCGCAGACGCACGAAACGGTGCGGGTGATCGAGTTCATGCCGCCCGATCTGGTTGTCGCGCAGATGCGCGCGGCCTTCCAAAGCAACCAGATTGCGGCGGTCAAGATCGGCATGCTCGGCACCAAGATCGCCGCCGAGGCCATCGCTACGGTTCTCGTCGAAAGGGGCCCTGTCCCGGTCGTGCTTGACCCGGTGCTCGCGTCAACATCAGGTCGCGCACTGACCAACGATGGAATGGCGACGTTCAAACGCTTACTACGGCTTTGCTGTCTGGTCACACCCAACCTGCCGGAGCTGGCGACATTTGCCGCCTCGAAACCGGCCAAGGACGAGGCGGAGATTTTGATGCAGGCGTGGCCTCTGTTCGATGCCGGAGCGCCGGTGGTTCTGGCCAAGGGCGGTCATAGCTCCGGCGAATGGGCGAGCGATCTCCTGCTGCGCCCGGATTGCGAGCCTGTCCGCTTTGAGACGCCTCGATTGAACCGCGGGATGCGGGGAACGGGCTGTATGCTTGCGACCGCGATCGCGGCTCAGTTGGCGTTGGATGCGCCATTGGAAGACAGCGTACGAGTGGCCAAGCAATATGTCTTTCATAAGCTCCGTGCCACCGCGCGCGCGCCTACTGTGAAGTGA
- a CDS encoding thiamine phosphate synthase — translation MKLDPFYLIVDNAAWIERLVPLGVKLVQLRIKDKDEAALRADIRRAKTVCAAHECVLIINDHWRLAIEEDVAFVHLGQEDLAVADLPTIRRTGLKLGLSTHDNIELETTLAAEPDYVALGPIYPTILKKMKWAPQGLNRIAEWKARVAPLPLVAIGGLNPERLAGVFERGADSAAVVTDITLNADPEQRTREWIEATAPWR, via the coding sequence GTGAAGCTCGACCCATTCTACCTCATTGTCGATAACGCGGCCTGGATCGAGCGCCTGGTGCCGCTCGGCGTGAAACTCGTCCAGCTTCGCATCAAGGATAAGGATGAGGCTGCGCTGCGCGCGGATATCCGCCGCGCGAAGACGGTGTGTGCGGCCCACGAATGCGTGCTGATCATCAACGATCATTGGCGGCTTGCCATCGAAGAAGACGTCGCCTTCGTCCATCTCGGTCAGGAGGATCTTGCCGTGGCGGATCTGCCAACGATCAGGCGCACCGGACTGAAGCTCGGGCTTTCGACCCACGACAATATCGAACTGGAAACGACGCTCGCGGCCGAGCCGGACTATGTCGCTCTCGGCCCGATCTATCCGACCATTCTCAAGAAGATGAAATGGGCGCCGCAAGGGCTAAACAGGATCGCCGAATGGAAGGCGCGCGTGGCTCCCCTCCCCCTCGTCGCCATAGGCGGGCTCAATCCGGAGCGGCTTGCCGGCGTCTTCGAGAGGGGTGCGGATTCAGCAGCGGTCGTCACCGATATCACGCTCAACGCTGATCCGGAGCAACGCACGCGTGAATGGATCGAGGCGACCGCGCCGTGGCGCTAA
- a CDS encoding thiazole synthase — protein MTLTVYDTELPSRLLLGTAQYPSPAILTEAVEASGTSVVTVSLRREASGGKTGGQFWSHIRSLGVRVLPNTAGCHSVKEAVATAQMAREVFGTNWIKLEVIGNHDTLQPDVFGLVEAARLLAAEGFEVFPYTTEDLVVAEKLLEAGCQVLMPWCAPIGSAKGPLNIDALRALRGHFPAVPLIVDAGLGRPSHAAAVMELGFDAVLLNTAIAKAGDPVVMAGSFAKVVEAGWAAYHAGMLEPRDMAVPSTPVIGKAVFL, from the coding sequence ATGACCCTAACCGTCTACGATACCGAACTTCCCTCGCGCCTGCTCCTCGGCACCGCGCAATATCCCTCGCCGGCAATCCTTACCGAGGCGGTAGAGGCTTCCGGAACATCGGTCGTCACCGTCTCGCTGCGCCGCGAGGCGTCGGGCGGCAAAACGGGCGGCCAGTTCTGGTCGCATATACGTTCGCTCGGCGTGCGCGTGCTGCCGAATACCGCCGGCTGCCATTCGGTGAAGGAGGCAGTCGCTACGGCGCAAATGGCCCGCGAGGTCTTCGGCACCAACTGGATTAAGCTCGAAGTTATCGGCAATCACGACACGCTGCAGCCTGACGTCTTCGGCCTGGTCGAGGCGGCTCGCCTGTTGGCCGCCGAGGGCTTTGAGGTTTTTCCATACACGACAGAAGATCTGGTGGTCGCCGAAAAGCTGCTGGAGGCCGGATGCCAGGTGCTGATGCCGTGGTGCGCGCCGATCGGCTCGGCCAAGGGGCCGTTGAATATCGACGCCCTGCGGGCGCTACGCGGGCATTTCCCGGCCGTACCGCTGATCGTCGATGCCGGACTGGGCCGGCCATCGCACGCTGCTGCGGTGATGGAGCTCGGCTTCGACGCAGTGCTTCTCAACACAGCCATTGCGAAGGCTGGCGATCCCGTCGTTATGGCCGGCTCTTTCGCGAAGGTAGTCGAGGCGGGTTGGGCTGCCTATCACGCTGGCATGCTGGAACCGCGCGACATGGCCGTCCCCTCGACGCCCGTCATCGGCAAGGCGGTGTTCTTGTGA
- the thiS gene encoding sulfur carrier protein ThiS — MKLLINGQARQVSSGTLDKLLSELEYEGDWLATALNGELVRAVERSQCRLTDGDRVEILTPRQGG, encoded by the coding sequence ATGAAACTTTTGATAAACGGCCAAGCCCGGCAGGTGTCGTCCGGGACGCTCGATAAGCTTCTGTCCGAACTGGAATACGAGGGCGACTGGCTTGCCACCGCCCTCAACGGTGAGCTGGTGCGGGCCGTCGAGCGGAGCCAATGCCGGCTGACCGACGGAGACCGCGTCGAAATCCTGACTCCACGACAGGGGGGCTGA